From Streptomyces sp. NBC_00690, a single genomic window includes:
- a CDS encoding glutathionylspermidine synthase family protein gives MKRHTIEPRPGWQAIVEQQGCIYPLTRYPDGSLRPYWDESAYYEFSLPEVEALEEVVEELHTMCLAAAAHIVERNRFAELGITQPRLVSLVAESWRRRDELPTIYGRFDLRYDGTGPAKMLEYNADTPTSLVEAASPQWFWMEDRFPGADQWNSLHERLVDAWRKQASLLPPGPVHFAHSAGDDLGEDLMTVAYLRETAEQAGLVTQALSVEEIGWDRLSRRFVDQRLRFIRSCFKLYPWEWLTTDRFGPHVLETLDNGGGTGTTCWIEPAWKMLLSNKALLAILWELNPGHPHLLPAYLDGPRELAVEGGYVAKPLLGREGAGVTIHGAGTAPLVREEPCCYQGFAPLPDFDGNRVVLGAWTVEGEAAGLGIRESSGPITDGYARFLPHVIL, from the coding sequence ATGAAGCGTCACACCATCGAGCCGCGTCCGGGCTGGCAGGCGATCGTCGAACAGCAGGGGTGCATCTACCCCCTGACCCGCTACCCGGACGGCTCCCTGCGCCCCTACTGGGACGAGAGCGCCTACTACGAGTTCTCGTTGCCCGAGGTGGAGGCATTGGAGGAGGTCGTCGAGGAACTCCACACGATGTGCCTCGCCGCCGCTGCACACATCGTCGAACGGAACCGGTTCGCCGAATTAGGCATCACCCAGCCCCGGCTGGTCTCCTTGGTCGCCGAGTCCTGGCGGCGGCGGGACGAACTCCCCACCATCTACGGCAGGTTCGACCTCCGCTACGACGGCACCGGGCCGGCCAAGATGTTGGAGTACAACGCCGACACACCGACCTCGCTGGTCGAGGCCGCGAGCCCCCAGTGGTTTTGGATGGAAGACCGTTTCCCCGGCGCCGACCAGTGGAACTCCCTGCACGAGCGGCTCGTCGACGCATGGCGCAAGCAGGCTTCCCTGCTGCCGCCCGGGCCCGTGCACTTCGCCCACTCCGCGGGCGACGACCTCGGTGAGGACCTGATGACGGTCGCCTATCTCAGGGAGACCGCGGAACAGGCGGGCCTCGTCACCCAAGCGCTCTCGGTGGAGGAGATCGGTTGGGACCGGCTGTCCCGGCGCTTCGTCGACCAACGTCTGCGCTTCATCCGCTCCTGCTTCAAGCTCTACCCCTGGGAGTGGCTGACGACCGACCGCTTTGGGCCCCATGTGCTCGAAACGCTCGACAACGGCGGCGGCACCGGCACCACCTGCTGGATCGAACCCGCCTGGAAGATGCTGCTCTCCAACAAGGCGCTGCTCGCGATCCTCTGGGAGCTCAACCCCGGCCATCCCCATCTGCTGCCCGCCTATCTCGACGGTCCGCGTGAACTGGCCGTCGAGGGTGGCTATGTCGCCAAACCGCTCCTGGGGCGGGAAGGCGCCGGGGTCACGATCCACGGAGCAGGCACCGCACCCCTCGTACGGGAGGAACCGTGCTGCTACCAGGGCTTCGCCCCGCTACCGGACTTCGACGGCAACCGGGTGGTGCTCGGTGCGTGGACCGTCGAGGGCGAGGCAGCGGGGCTGGGCATCCGAGAGTCGTCCGGTCCGATCACGGACGGGTATGCCCGCTTCCTGCCCCACGTCATCCTCTGA
- the rocD gene encoding ornithine--oxo-acid transaminase, producing the protein MSASESAIAAAEAHSAHNYHPLPIVVTSAEGAWMTDVEGRRYLDMLAGYSALNFGHGNRRLIDAAKAQLERVTLTSRAFYHDRFADFCEQLADLCGMESVLPMNTGAEAVETAVKTARKWGYRVKGVVDNMAKIVVASNNFHGRTTTVISFSTDPEARADFGPYTPGFEIVPYGDLTAMEAALTENTVAVLLEPIQGEAGVLVPPPGYLAGVRRLTQERNILFIADEIQSGLGRTGRTFALEHEGVVPDMYVLGKALGGGVVPVSAVVSSQEVLGVFRPGEHGSTFGGNPLACAVALEVIAMLRSGEYQQWASELGEHLHHELGLMVGTGSVEAVRGRGLWAGVDIVPERGTGREISEKLMDRGVLVKDTHGSTIRIAPPLVISKEDLDWGLDQLRAVLAG; encoded by the coding sequence GTGTCTGCATCAGAGAGCGCCATTGCCGCCGCCGAAGCCCACAGTGCGCACAACTACCACCCGCTCCCCATCGTTGTGACCTCGGCGGAGGGCGCATGGATGACTGATGTCGAGGGACGTCGCTACCTCGACATGCTCGCGGGATACTCGGCGCTGAATTTCGGCCATGGAAACCGTCGTCTGATCGATGCCGCCAAGGCGCAGCTGGAGCGCGTCACGCTCACTTCGCGCGCCTTCTACCACGACCGTTTCGCGGACTTCTGCGAGCAGCTCGCCGATTTGTGCGGGATGGAGTCGGTGCTTCCGATGAACACCGGCGCGGAGGCCGTGGAGACCGCGGTGAAGACCGCCCGGAAGTGGGGCTACCGGGTCAAGGGCGTGGTCGACAACATGGCGAAGATCGTGGTCGCTTCGAACAACTTCCACGGGCGCACGACGACGGTGATCAGCTTCTCGACCGATCCGGAGGCCCGTGCGGACTTCGGCCCGTACACCCCGGGCTTTGAGATCGTCCCGTACGGGGACCTCACGGCGATGGAGGCCGCCCTCACCGAGAACACGGTGGCGGTGCTGCTGGAGCCGATCCAGGGCGAGGCGGGGGTTCTGGTGCCGCCGCCGGGATATCTGGCGGGGGTCCGTCGGCTCACCCAGGAGCGCAACATCCTCTTCATCGCGGATGAGATCCAGTCGGGCCTCGGCCGTACGGGTCGGACGTTCGCCCTGGAGCACGAGGGCGTGGTGCCGGACATGTACGTGCTCGGCAAGGCGCTCGGCGGCGGAGTCGTCCCGGTGTCCGCGGTGGTCTCCTCGCAGGAGGTGCTCGGCGTCTTCCGCCCTGGGGAGCACGGTTCGACCTTCGGCGGGAATCCACTGGCCTGTGCGGTGGCACTGGAGGTGATCGCGATGCTGCGCAGTGGGGAGTACCAGCAGTGGGCGAGCGAACTCGGTGAGCACCTCCACCATGAACTCGGGCTGATGGTCGGTACGGGCTCGGTGGAAGCCGTACGCGGCCGGGGGCTGTGGGCGGGCGTTGACATCGTGCCGGAGCGCGGAACGGGTCGGGAGATCTCCGAGAAGCTGATGGACCGGGGCGTACTGGTGAAGGACACCCACGGTTCGACCATCCGGATCGCCCCACCGCTGGTGATCAGCAAGGAGGATCTGGACTGGGGCCTCGACCAGTTGCGGGCGGTGCTGGCGGGCTGA
- the glyA gene encoding serine hydroxymethyltransferase, translating to MSLPPLHPALRATDPELAELILAEEQLQATTLRLIPSENYVSAAVLEASGTVLQNKYSEGYAGRRYYEGQQNIDQVERLAVSRAKDLFGVEHANVQPYSGSPANLAVYLAFAEPGDTVMGMALPMGGHLTHGWGVSATGRWFRGVQYGVRQDTGLIDFDEVRELALKERPKIIFCGGTALPRTIDFAAFADIARESGAVLVADIAHIAGLIAGGAHPSPAPHADVISTTTHKTLRGPRGAMLMSREEHAKAIDKAVFPGLQGGPHNQTTAAIAVALREAAQPSFRSYAHAVVANARALADELLARGFDLVSGGTDNHLILMDLTPKDVPGKIAAKALDRAGIVVNYNTVPYDPRKPFDPSGIRIGTPSLTSRGLGTDQMAAVADWIDRGVTAAGAGDEDALAAIRSEVAELMAAHPAPGLTG from the coding sequence ATGAGCCTGCCCCCGCTCCATCCCGCGCTACGCGCCACCGATCCGGAACTGGCCGAACTCATCCTCGCCGAGGAACAGCTTCAAGCCACCACTCTGAGGCTCATCCCCAGCGAGAACTATGTCTCCGCCGCCGTTTTGGAAGCGTCCGGCACGGTCCTTCAGAACAAGTACAGCGAGGGGTATGCCGGCCGCCGCTACTACGAGGGCCAGCAGAACATCGACCAGGTCGAACGGCTCGCGGTCTCCCGGGCCAAGGACCTGTTCGGTGTCGAGCACGCCAATGTGCAGCCCTACTCGGGCTCCCCGGCCAACCTCGCCGTCTATCTGGCCTTCGCCGAGCCCGGGGACACCGTGATGGGGATGGCACTTCCGATGGGCGGGCACCTCACACACGGCTGGGGCGTCTCCGCCACCGGACGCTGGTTCCGCGGTGTGCAGTACGGCGTACGCCAGGACACCGGATTGATCGACTTCGACGAGGTCCGCGAGCTGGCGCTCAAGGAACGCCCGAAGATCATTTTCTGTGGTGGTACCGCCCTTCCCCGAACCATCGACTTCGCCGCCTTCGCGGACATCGCCCGTGAGTCCGGTGCCGTCCTCGTCGCCGACATCGCGCACATTGCCGGGCTGATCGCAGGCGGCGCCCATCCTTCCCCCGCACCGCACGCGGACGTCATCTCCACAACCACGCACAAGACGCTCCGAGGCCCCCGTGGAGCGATGCTGATGTCCCGCGAGGAGCACGCCAAGGCGATCGACAAGGCTGTCTTCCCCGGTCTCCAGGGCGGGCCCCACAACCAGACCACCGCGGCCATCGCCGTGGCCCTTCGCGAGGCGGCGCAACCCTCCTTCCGCAGCTATGCGCATGCCGTGGTCGCCAACGCCCGGGCGCTGGCCGACGAACTGCTCGCACGTGGTTTCGACCTGGTCTCCGGCGGCACGGACAACCATCTGATCCTGATGGACCTCACCCCCAAGGACGTCCCCGGCAAGATCGCGGCCAAGGCCCTCGACCGGGCCGGGATCGTCGTGAACTACAACACCGTCCCCTATGACCCGCGCAAGCCGTTCGATCCTTCCGGCATCCGCATCGGTACGCCCTCCCTCACCTCGCGAGGGTTGGGCACCGACCAGATGGCCGCCGTGGCGGACTGGATCGACCGAGGTGTGACCGCTGCCGGCGCAGGCGATGAGGACGCATTGGCCGCGATCCGCTCTGAGGTGGCCGAGTTGATGGCCGCCCATCCCGCCCCGGGGCTCACCGGCTAG
- a CDS encoding polysaccharide deacetylase family protein, with protein sequence MPRPRVLLAVLVPLLALLGLTTPAQAAWPTPVPVVSKVSTDDPVVFITIDDGWAQNPAAAKILRDRNVPASLFLVSDAASYGVPYFRNLLDHGPSRVENHTVTHPYLSSLDLAGQRAEICGARQRALSTFGLEPRLLRPPYGVYNEDTRIAAGACGAKALVTWTHDFTTWGSWQPPTPQLQAGDIILLHFTDDLPADLNRALAAADAAGLKPARLRDYIAD encoded by the coding sequence ATGCCGAGACCCCGAGTGCTACTCGCCGTCCTCGTACCTCTCCTCGCCCTTCTGGGCCTGACCACCCCCGCGCAGGCCGCCTGGCCAACGCCGGTCCCCGTCGTCTCGAAGGTCTCCACGGACGATCCGGTCGTCTTCATCACCATCGACGACGGCTGGGCGCAGAATCCCGCCGCGGCCAAGATCCTGCGCGACCGGAACGTTCCCGCCTCGCTGTTCCTGGTGTCGGACGCCGCCAGCTACGGCGTCCCGTACTTCCGGAATCTGCTCGACCACGGTCCGTCCCGGGTCGAGAACCACACCGTGACCCACCCGTACCTCAGCTCATTGGACCTGGCGGGCCAGCGGGCCGAGATCTGCGGCGCACGTCAGCGGGCCCTGTCGACCTTCGGCCTGGAGCCCCGGCTGCTGCGTCCGCCCTACGGCGTCTACAACGAGGACACCCGCATCGCCGCCGGCGCCTGCGGTGCGAAGGCGCTGGTGACCTGGACGCACGACTTCACCACCTGGGGCAGTTGGCAGCCCCCCACCCCGCAACTCCAGGCCGGCGACATCATCCTGCTGCACTTCACCGACGACCTGCCGGCCGACCTCAATCGCGCCTTGGCCGCGGCCGATGCGGCCGGCCTGAAGCCCGCCCGTCTGCGCGACTACATCGCCGACTGA